Genomic DNA from Oscillatoria salina IIICB1:
TCGGTCATTTCGGTAACTAAAATACTACCTTTGGTAAATTTCTCGATATCCTCAGCACTTTTAATTCGGCAGACCTTTCCCGCCGCGATCGCTTCGCCGATACTGATTCCGGTTAAGATTTTTTCGCCTTGTTCTTTAAGCTGATAAGTCTTCAAAGAAGCTGCATTTTTTTGGGATTGAACTGTTTCTGGGCGAGCCTGAACGATATACATTTCGCTAGTTTCGCCATCTTTTGCCCATTCCATGTCCATTGGTTTTTCGTAATGGGCTTCAATCGCAGTCGCCCATTTAGCTAATTGCAGAATTTCTTCATCAGTTAATGTGAATTGTTGCCTTTCTTCTGCTGATGTTTTCTGATTTTCTGTTGCGTGACTATCACCGGAGGCATAAACCATTTTCTTCTCTTTTGTTCCTAGTTTCTTCCCGACAATCGGCTGGATTTTTTCTGCTGATAATAGAGGTTTAAATACCTTATATTCATCGGGAGTTACGCTACCTTGCACGACGTTTTCACCTAATCCCCAAGCTCCGTCGATTACTACTACATTAGGAAACCCTGTTTCTGTATCTAAAGAAAACATAACTCCCGCCGAGGCTTTGTCGGAGCGTACCATTTTTTGGACGCCCACAGAAAGAGCTACTTTTAAATGGTCAAAACCTTGATTTTCGCGATAACTAATTGCTCGATCTGTAAACAAAGAAGCATAGCATTTGCGACAAGCATCAAGCACCTCTGCTTCCCCAGTAAGATTGAGAAAAGTTTCTTGTTGTCCGGCAAAACTGGCTGATGGTAAATCTTCCGCCGTAGCGCTACTTCTCGCGGCAACATCAACTGTTTCGATCTCGTAGCGATCGCTCAATTCTCGGTAAGCTTTTTCGATCGCTTTAGCTAAATCTTCCGGAAATTCTGCTCCTGCAAAAACTTGTCTGATTTCTGCACCAACTTTTTCTAAATTTTCCTCGCCCTTTGCTAATTTGTCGAGCTGATTTTTGATTTTTTCTGTTAATTCATTTGCTGCTAAAAAGTAACGATAAGCCTCTGCTGTGGTCGCAAAACCATCGGGGACGCGAATACCTTTTTTTTTCAACTCTTGAATCATTTCCCCTAGGGAAGCATTTTTTCCTCCCACAAGATCGACGTCATTGGAGTCGAGATTTTCAAACCAGCGAATATACTTATTTTTGGGAAATTCAGACATGATTTTGCCAAGAAATTTAACTAATACAATATAAGATGATTTAGCCGAAAAAACTTAGCTACTTTGAACAAATTTTCTGGCAATTTTTGCTCTTACTATTGACTTAATTTCTTTTTTATGCTAAATAAATAATTAGCATAAAAATTTCTAGCTAATCTCAAAAAAATTAACTATAGCAGAGAACGAGTTAGCTCAAGACATCCTCATTTTCGGAAAACCTGACTAGCAGAGCCTCCGATCTCTGTTCGCTGTTAAATTTAAGTCAAAAAATTAATTAATCTCATCTTCCCAGAGAAAGAAGTTCTGCTAAGATTTAAACTAGAGCCATCTGAGTTATTTGCAATAGGCAAGAAAACTATTTTGCGCAGCGAATAGTCAAGACAGGGCAACTACGAACTAACCAGAGGTTTGGTGTGGATCTGGTTCGTTGGGTGGTGTGTAGCCATGCTTTTTAGCGTAAGCGCGAAAACTCGCCTCAGCAGCAGCAATTTCTTGTTCAGTGGGATAACGACCGTACAATTGATAAAAGTCTTGTTTGAATCTTTTGCGAAAATCAAGCCAAGTCATCTTACTCGCTCCTAGTGCTGTAAGAGCAGGAGACATCTCCAGCATGATATCGCGATCGCGAATAAATTGCATCTCAGCTTTAGTCAGGAGACTCACTTATCTTCTAACTTGAGCTACTTTTGCCAAATTTCAGTTAGGATGAAGAAATGCAAAGCGAGAGGTCAGCTAAACAGTGATGATAAATGAGGATGAGGGATTGTCCTAGCGTTCATTTTATCAAACTAAAAAGCAAACTTTTCCAGAGAGGAAAATAAATAATGGATCGTCGTAAATTTTTAGGTTGGGTAGGAGTCGGTTTTTTAGCTAGTTCATTACCAGTAGCGATCGCTGCTTGTAATAATGAGACGACAAGCGAACCAGAAGCAACTCAGCCAAGTCCCAAACTTGAAATTGACAAAACTATCCGCGAAGATGGTTTTCAAGCTTTTGGTACTCCCGAAGAATTGCAAAATGGTGGCATAATTTTAGACGAACAAGCTGACGTTTTAATCTTATCTAACCCAGAAGATAACAGTCTCGCTGCGGTTAATCCTTTGTGTACCCATCGAGGTTGTACTGTAGAGTGGAAAGCATCCGAAAAAATTCTCTCTTGTCCTTGTCACGATTCCCAGTTTACACCCACAGGTGAGGTAATAACGGGTCCCGCAGAACGACCCCTAAAAACTTATGAAGTTAAACAAGAAGATAATTTAGTATTAGTTAAAATTGTTTAATAATGAATAAATTTTGTGCTTGGACTTTGAGTATTTTTTTGTTAGGAACTACTCCAGTTTGTAATTTGAGTGTTTCTACTCCAATCGCGATGGAAACCCCGCAACCAACCCAGCAAGAAATTTTACAAGCACTGACCCAAACAGATATCATTTATCTAGGAGAAACCCACAACAGTGAAGCAGATAGTCAAGGGCAACTAGAAATCCTAGAAGGACTTTACCAGCAAAATCAAAAAATTGCGATCGCGCTAGAAATGTTTCAGCGTCCTTTTCAAGATGTTCTCGATAAATACCTCGCTGGAGAAATAAGCGAAGCTGAATTAATCGCCCAAAGCGAATACGAACAACGTTGGGGTTTTCCTTGGGAAAACTACGCCCCCCTACTTCATTTTGCCAAAGAAAATCAGTTACCAATTTTAGCTTTAAATACACCTAGTGAAGTAACTCGTCAAGTTGCCCGTAACGGATTAGCAAGTTTGACATCCGAGCAACAAAAGTATATCCCACCTTTAGCCCAAATTCGTCTCGATAACCACAGCTATCGGGAGATGATTCAAAAAGTGTATCAAACCCATCATCAAGGTGGACATGGTAACAGCGATAGTTTTGAGAACTTTTTCGCCGCCCAAGTTTTATGGGATGAAACAATGGCAGAGAAAATAGCTCAATTCTATCAAACAAATCCAGATTATCAAATTTTAGTAAT
This window encodes:
- a CDS encoding ChaN family lipoprotein codes for the protein MNKFCAWTLSIFLLGTTPVCNLSVSTPIAMETPQPTQQEILQALTQTDIIYLGETHNSEADSQGQLEILEGLYQQNQKIAIALEMFQRPFQDVLDKYLAGEISEAELIAQSEYEQRWGFPWENYAPLLHFAKENQLPILALNTPSEVTRQVARNGLASLTSEQQKYIPPLAQIRLDNHSYREMIQKVYQTHHQGGHGNSDSFENFFAAQVLWDETMAEKIAQFYQTNPDYQILVIAGRGHIIYGYGIPDRVARRLERENVAQRSVLFGESPQLETEEKPAIADYFWQD
- the ppsA gene encoding phosphoenolpyruvate synthase; the encoded protein is MSEFPKNKYIRWFENLDSNDVDLVGGKNASLGEMIQELKKKGIRVPDGFATTAEAYRYFLAANELTEKIKNQLDKLAKGEENLEKVGAEIRQVFAGAEFPEDLAKAIEKAYRELSDRYEIETVDVAARSSATAEDLPSASFAGQQETFLNLTGEAEVLDACRKCYASLFTDRAISYRENQGFDHLKVALSVGVQKMVRSDKASAGVMFSLDTETGFPNVVVIDGAWGLGENVVQGSVTPDEYKVFKPLLSAEKIQPIVGKKLGTKEKKMVYASGDSHATENQKTSAEERQQFTLTDEEILQLAKWATAIEAHYEKPMDMEWAKDGETSEMYIVQARPETVQSQKNAASLKTYQLKEQGEKILTGISIGEAIAAGKVCRIKSAEDIEKFTKGSILVTEMTDPDWVPIMKQAAAIVTDYGGRTCHAAIVSRELGIPAIVGTEKATHILEEGQEITVSCAEGDEAFIYQGILEYDESDVSLQDIPETKTQIMMNIASPSAAFRWWRLPSQGIGLARMEFIINNTIKIHPMALVHFNELADREAQQQIAQLTAAYPDRIEYFVENLALGIGKIAASQHPNPVIVRMSDFKTNEYADLIGGKQFEPQESNPMLGFRGASRYYSDRYREGFALECRAIKRVREVMGFTNVIIMIPFCRTLAEADKILTVLAENNLKKGENDLQIYVMCEIPANVELAAEFSQRFDGFSIGSNDLTQLVLGVDRDSEGLSDLFDEQNLAVKRVIRRLIDTAKKNNRKVGICGQAPSDYPDFAAFLVEAGIDSISLNPDSVIQVKRRIAEIEKEWH
- a CDS encoding QcrA and Rieske domain-containing protein — translated: MDRRKFLGWVGVGFLASSLPVAIAACNNETTSEPEATQPSPKLEIDKTIREDGFQAFGTPEELQNGGIILDEQADVLILSNPEDNSLAAVNPLCTHRGCTVEWKASEKILSCPCHDSQFTPTGEVITGPAERPLKTYEVKQEDNLVLVKIV